A section of the Castanea sativa cultivar Marrone di Chiusa Pesio chromosome 12, ASM4071231v1 genome encodes:
- the LOC142619743 gene encoding E3 ubiquitin-protein ligase RZF1 yields the protein MSLSPPRVRNNGNPTTYPLYWCYQCHRMVRVASTNPSEVICPRCLGQFLVEMNVARPRLVVDHTDFDPSPEARLLEALALMLDPPIRRFHHGLHDPEAESLGHPLPPPPGFETRPRTRSRRRWRESPDTEPEIQGQPRTWIILRPLDPADPFRPVLQPQPTPSGFDHRNFFFGPGLNEMIEQLTENDRPGPSPAPEEAINAIPNVSITEEHLNNDSQYCPVCKEEFKVGGEAREMPCKHIYHSDCIVPWLRLHNSCPVCRHELPVPSDSEDQQRVRVENDSEDSRVGGESRRRRSLRWSHLTSLWPFRPRYRQINPRADHDINIGTSRRGASWFR from the exons ATGTCATTGAGCCCTCCTCGTGTTCGAAACAATGGTAACCCAACAACCTACCCTCTCTACTGGTGCTACCAATGCCACAGAATGGTCAGGGTTGCTTCCACAAACCCATCAGAGGTTATTTGTCCACGTTGTTTGGGGCAGTTCCTCGTTGAGATGAACGTAGCTAGGCCTAGACTAGTTGTTGATCACACTGATTTCGATCCCTCCCCAGAAGCCCGTCTACTCGAGGCCCTTGCTCTCATGCTTGACCCCCCAATTAGGCGCTTCCACCATGGTTTACATGACCCGGAAGCTGAATCCCTAGGCCATCCTTTGCCTCCTCCCCCAGGTTTTGAAACAAGACCCCGGACACGTTCAAGACGGCGATGGAGAGAGAGCCCAGATACAGAACCTGAAATCCAAGGCCAACCTCGGACATGGATTATTCTTAGGCCTTTAGATCCTGCTGACCCTTTTAGACCAGTGCTTCAACCACAACCAACACCTTCCGGATTTGATCATAGAAATTTCTTTTTCGGGCCAGGACTAAACGAAATGATTGAGCAGCTGACTGAAAATGATAGGCCAGGGCCTTCTCCAGCACCAGAAGAAGCAATCAATGCAATACCAAATGTGAGCATCACAGAAGAGCATTTGAACAATGACTCACAATATTGCCCTGTGTGCAAGGAAGAGTTTAAGGTTGGTGGAGAAGCTAGGGAAATGCCTTGCAAGCATATATATCACTCTGATTGTATTGTTCCTTGGCTAAGGCTTCATAACTCTTGTCCTGTTTGCCGGCATGAGCTGCCAGTGCCTTCTGATTCTGAAGATCAGCAGCGGGTAAGAGTAGAGAATGATTCTGAGGATTCTCGAGTTGGAGGAGAGAGTAGGAGACGTAGGAGCTTGAGGTGGAGTCATTTGACATCTTTGTGGCCATTTCGTCCAAGATATCGACAGATTAATCCACGTGCTGATCATGACATTAATATTGGTACTTCTCGAAGGG GAGCAAGCTGGTTTCGGTAG